A single genomic interval of Fructobacillus americanaquae harbors:
- the yajC gene encoding preprotein translocase subunit YajC, with amino-acid sequence MQSFIFPLLIIVVMLWWMSRTSKKQQQRQQEMRSNLKPGAKVITIGGLHAVVDAVNEEAKTVDLDAEGVILTFEATAIRTVKPEEAKSDDNTAEEAKDEAKD; translated from the coding sequence ATGCAAAGTTTCATTTTCCCTCTATTAATTATTGTTGTGATGCTTTGGTGGATGTCACGGACAAGCAAGAAGCAACAACAACGCCAACAAGAGATGCGCAGCAATCTGAAGCCAGGTGCTAAGGTGATTACCATTGGTGGTTTGCATGCTGTTGTTGATGCTGTCAACGAAGAAGCAAAGACTGTTGATTTGGACGCCGAAGGCGTTATTTTGACTTTTGAAGCAACGGCTATCCGGACTGTTAAACCTGAAGAGGCTAAGTCTGACGATAACACCGCTGAAGAAGCAAAGGACGAAGCAAAAGATTAA
- a CDS encoding sulfite exporter TauE/SafE family protein, whose amino-acid sequence MIAIFYGFLIGCFVTLIGGGGATFYLGVLTSTLGMSTVVAVPTSLLIAVFALFSGMITQWRLKNIESKLGNRLIIAGIPGIIIGTAVSRFIPVTVYNLGVGILLTGMGLIVVIKNFRKKKENAKSNENSKVAPVFGLISGLMVGFGGLSGGSATVAGLSIMNVPAVKAAGTTTYVLWVLAVVGLISHLLSGGPISWTAGLYLMIGGVAGSILTPLVLKQFDPKKINKFLSPFIGFVIMYFGIRLFF is encoded by the coding sequence ATGATTGCAATTTTCTATGGTTTCCTAATTGGCTGCTTTGTTACCTTAATTGGTGGTGGGGGTGCCACTTTTTACCTTGGAGTGCTAACATCGACTTTAGGGATGTCGACTGTCGTCGCTGTCCCAACTTCGCTCTTAATTGCCGTCTTCGCCCTTTTTTCAGGCATGATAACACAATGGCGGTTAAAGAATATCGAAAGTAAACTTGGAAATCGATTAATTATAGCCGGTATTCCAGGCATTATCATCGGTACCGCCGTCTCCCGGTTCATTCCCGTCACTGTTTACAATCTCGGCGTCGGAATCTTGTTGACTGGGATGGGCTTGATTGTGGTCATCAAAAATTTCCGTAAGAAAAAAGAGAACGCAAAGTCCAATGAGAATAGTAAAGTCGCACCAGTCTTTGGACTAATTTCCGGCCTGATGGTTGGTTTTGGCGGCCTATCAGGTGGCTCGGCCACCGTAGCGGGCCTTTCGATTATGAACGTGCCTGCAGTCAAGGCTGCTGGTACCACAACCTACGTTCTGTGGGTTTTAGCTGTCGTCGGGCTCATCAGCCACTTACTAAGTGGCGGTCCTATTTCTTGGACAGCTGGCCTTTATCTGATGATTGGTGGTGTGGCGGGTTCAATTCTGACACCCCTTGTTCTAAAACAATTTGATCCAAAAAAGATTAACAAGTTCTTATCGCCCTTCATTGGCTTTGTCATTATGTACTTTGGTATTCGTTTGTTCTTTTAA
- the trpB gene encoding tryptophan synthase subunit beta produces MEAEYKTKKQDGRFLEYGGQYVPETLMNELNKLAAVYQEAQADPDFQAELADLLANYANRPSLLYYAKNMTADLGGAQIYFKREDLNHTGAHKINNVIGQALLAKKMGKKRLIAETGAGQHGVATATIAALFGLECEVFMGKEDTDRQRLNVYRMELLGAKVHAVTSGSMVLKDAINAALQDFAARPEDTFYVMGSATGPHPYPEIVRDFQSVISQESKQQIQDQLGRLPDKVIACVGGGSNAIGSFAHYINHAEVELIGVEAAGKGVDTDLTAATIEKGRLGVFHGMKSLFLQNDSGQINPVYSISAGLDYPGVGPEHAALAAEHRAQYVGITDDEAVAAFEYIAKQEGIIAAIESCHAVAYVQKLAPTLPKDQVIVCTLSGRGDKDVAAIAKYRGVEIHE; encoded by the coding sequence CCCAGGCCGACCCTGATTTTCAGGCGGAATTGGCTGACCTATTGGCTAATTATGCCAACCGACCATCGTTGTTGTACTATGCCAAAAACATGACGGCTGACCTTGGTGGCGCCCAAATTTATTTTAAACGTGAGGATTTGAACCACACGGGGGCCCATAAGATTAACAATGTCATTGGCCAGGCACTGTTAGCTAAGAAAATGGGCAAGAAACGCTTAATAGCCGAAACAGGAGCGGGACAACACGGGGTAGCAACGGCTACGATTGCTGCCTTGTTTGGTCTGGAGTGCGAAGTCTTTATGGGCAAGGAGGACACGGATCGCCAACGGTTGAATGTTTATCGGATGGAACTCCTTGGGGCCAAAGTCCACGCCGTGACTTCCGGATCAATGGTGTTGAAGGATGCCATTAATGCTGCCTTGCAGGACTTTGCGGCCCGGCCTGAGGATACGTTTTATGTGATGGGTTCGGCCACCGGCCCCCATCCTTATCCGGAGATAGTCCGTGATTTTCAAAGTGTGATCAGCCAGGAATCCAAGCAACAAATTCAAGACCAATTGGGACGTTTGCCCGATAAGGTCATCGCCTGCGTTGGTGGCGGATCCAATGCCATTGGTAGTTTTGCCCATTATATTAACCATGCTGAAGTTGAGTTGATTGGGGTAGAAGCAGCCGGCAAGGGCGTTGATACTGATTTGACGGCGGCTACTATCGAAAAGGGTCGCTTAGGTGTCTTTCACGGCATGAAGTCACTCTTTTTGCAAAATGATAGTGGCCAAATCAATCCGGTCTATTCGATTTCGGCTGGGCTCGATTACCCGGGTGTTGGGCCAGAACACGCAGCATTAGCAGCCGAGCACCGTGCCCAATACGTCGGTATTACAGATGATGAGGCCGTGGCTGCCTTTGAATACATTGCCAAGCAAGAGGGGATTATTGCCGCTATTGAAAGCTGTCATGCTGTGGCCTATGTGCAAAAATTAGCGCCAACGTTACCTAAGGACCAGGTCATTGTCTGCACACTATCTGGCCGGGGGGACAAGGATGTTGCCGCAATTGCCAAGTACCGGGGGGTTGAAATTCATGAGTAA
- the tgt gene encoding tRNA guanosine(34) transglycosylase Tgt, producing the protein MTQQKGAVWYEHLHTEKHTGARRGRLHTPHGTFETPMFMPVGTQGAVKGVNNRTLKEIGSQFILANTYHLWVRPGDELIAEAGGLHKYMGWDQAILTDSGGFQVFSLSDSRKLSEEGATFRNHVNGDKMFLSPEVAMRIQNNLGSDVMMQLDEAIPYFETYEYIRDSMQRSLRWADQAQQYHKKTDTQALFGIVQGAGFRDLRTESAQELVKMDLPGYAVGGLSVGESKKEMNRVLDFTMPILPEDKPRYLMGVAAPDSLIDSVIRGVDMFDCVLPTRVGRKGTLMTKRGRVVIKNSKYKNDFSPIDPDLEYYSKNPIRSNQFGNLAQYDLPSYSPYQNLSRSYLHHLFNANELLGAQIASEHNLRYLLNLMEEMRTAIEEDRLLEFREQVLEDYGYNKPNARLF; encoded by the coding sequence ATGACACAGCAAAAGGGTGCCGTTTGGTACGAACACCTTCATACTGAAAAACATACCGGTGCACGTCGTGGCCGATTACATACTCCCCATGGAACCTTTGAAACGCCAATGTTTATGCCAGTTGGAACTCAGGGCGCCGTTAAGGGCGTGAATAATCGAACATTGAAGGAAATTGGGTCCCAGTTTATCTTGGCCAATACTTACCATTTGTGGGTTCGCCCCGGAGATGAGTTAATTGCTGAGGCCGGCGGCTTGCACAAGTATATGGGTTGGGATCAGGCCATTCTAACCGATTCTGGCGGCTTTCAAGTCTTCTCATTATCCGATTCGCGTAAATTGAGTGAAGAAGGGGCGACCTTTCGTAACCACGTGAACGGCGACAAGATGTTTTTGTCGCCGGAAGTGGCCATGCGCATTCAGAACAATTTGGGTTCTGATGTCATGATGCAGCTGGACGAAGCCATTCCTTATTTTGAAACCTATGAGTATATTCGGGATTCCATGCAACGATCATTACGTTGGGCAGACCAGGCACAACAGTATCACAAGAAGACCGATACTCAGGCTTTATTTGGAATTGTCCAAGGAGCTGGTTTCCGCGATTTACGGACTGAATCCGCTCAGGAATTGGTCAAGATGGACTTGCCAGGCTATGCCGTGGGTGGTTTATCTGTTGGTGAATCAAAGAAGGAAATGAATCGGGTTTTGGACTTTACCATGCCAATCTTACCCGAGGATAAGCCCCGTTATTTGATGGGGGTAGCTGCTCCTGACTCCTTGATTGATTCGGTTATCCGCGGGGTGGACATGTTTGATTGTGTCTTGCCAACGCGAGTCGGCCGTAAGGGGACACTGATGACTAAGCGCGGTCGAGTGGTAATTAAGAATTCGAAGTATAAGAATGACTTTTCACCTATTGATCCTGATTTGGAATATTATTCAAAGAATCCCATCCGGTCAAATCAGTTTGGCAATTTAGCGCAATACGATTTGCCATCTTATAGCCCTTATCAAAACCTATCAAGGTCTTACTTACACCATCTCTTTAATGCCAATGAGTTGCTGGGAGCGCAAATTGCCTCAGAGCATAACCTGCGCTACCTGTTAAACTTAATGGAAGAAATGCGGACTGCGATTGAAGAAGACCGACTCTTGGAATTCCGTGAGCAGGTCTTGGAAGATTATGGTTATAATAAACCCAATGCGCGTTTGTTCTAA
- a CDS encoding acyl-CoA reductase has translation MAKEGETTKINLFLSPNESQFNRLKTWSISVGKQRYDLQYPDLTEQEVKETIKTLKDHQQAFLSQLSVEEIILMISTAAEKWMDPEYNERQLALKLLPIITGYSEETINLEIRRYMRLFRAKELRRFLNTELANPAILDAFQPQASGSLTKAYGPQTSFHVFSGNIPGLQVWSLVMTLLVKSARFGKTSFAEPLFPVLFGQSLLAVEPRLAGCLAIFPWKGGSKKSVEKAAAAGTEATIAYGSDQSVKNVQTLVPAGHLFLHFGYKISFALVGQEALATDRYQGTVNRAGADVAIYDQQSCLSPQCIFVERGGSLSPKDFASALAADLASRQQRWPRADLDDQQATAINRLRAQFQLEAIADHSLTVYSSPQKTDWTVVYHDQPIFISSPLNRFVHVVAVDNLLTVPIYLRPYQQYLQTAGIAVAPKRLLPITDTLGQAGLCRITALGEMTRARPGWHHDGRFNILDLLRFTDIEPSAESLAEHLDTDVEW, from the coding sequence ATGGCTAAAGAAGGAGAGACAACCAAAATCAACTTGTTTCTTTCGCCAAATGAGAGTCAATTTAATCGATTGAAAACCTGGTCGATTTCGGTGGGTAAGCAACGCTATGATTTACAGTATCCTGATTTGACAGAACAAGAAGTCAAAGAAACCATCAAGACGTTGAAAGACCATCAGCAGGCTTTTTTAAGTCAACTTTCGGTCGAAGAAATCATTCTGATGATTAGTACTGCCGCCGAAAAATGGATGGACCCGGAGTACAATGAGCGCCAGTTGGCACTAAAGTTATTACCGATTATCACGGGATACAGTGAGGAAACGATTAACTTGGAAATTAGGCGGTATATGCGCCTGTTTCGTGCCAAAGAGTTACGTCGCTTTTTAAATACGGAATTGGCAAACCCAGCAATTTTGGATGCTTTTCAGCCACAAGCATCCGGAAGCCTAACCAAGGCTTATGGCCCCCAAACAAGCTTTCACGTTTTTTCCGGTAATATTCCTGGTCTCCAGGTTTGGTCGCTCGTAATGACACTGTTGGTAAAATCAGCTAGATTTGGGAAAACTTCCTTTGCTGAGCCGCTTTTCCCGGTGCTCTTTGGCCAAAGTTTATTAGCAGTGGAACCCAGATTGGCGGGTTGCTTGGCAATCTTTCCTTGGAAAGGTGGTAGCAAGAAGTCAGTTGAGAAAGCGGCTGCGGCTGGGACAGAGGCTACGATTGCCTATGGCTCGGATCAATCGGTGAAGAATGTTCAGACATTGGTGCCAGCTGGCCATTTATTTTTGCATTTTGGCTATAAAATCAGTTTTGCTCTGGTTGGTCAAGAGGCGTTGGCGACCGATCGGTATCAAGGTACCGTTAATCGGGCGGGTGCGGACGTAGCGATTTATGACCAGCAAAGCTGCCTGTCGCCGCAGTGTATTTTCGTTGAACGCGGTGGTTCTCTGTCACCAAAGGACTTTGCTAGTGCGTTAGCAGCTGATTTGGCAAGCAGACAACAACGGTGGCCTCGGGCGGACCTGGATGACCAACAAGCCACAGCCATTAACCGCTTAAGGGCACAATTTCAATTGGAAGCAATCGCTGATCACAGCTTGACAGTCTATTCTAGTCCGCAAAAGACAGATTGGACCGTTGTTTACCATGATCAACCCATCTTCATCAGTTCGCCATTAAATCGGTTTGTGCATGTGGTGGCCGTTGATAATTTACTGACTGTGCCGATTTACTTAAGACCCTACCAGCAGTACTTACAAACTGCCGGTATCGCTGTCGCACCAAAACGTCTGTTACCAATCACGGATACTTTGGGCCAAGCGGGTTTGTGCCGGATTACCGCCTTAGGGGAGATGACTCGGGCACGACCTGGTTGGCACCATGATGGTCGTTTTAATATATTAGATTTGTTGCGGTTTACAGATATTGAGCCAAGTGCAGAAAGTCTGGCTGAACACTTAGATACAGATGTGGAGTGGTAA
- a CDS encoding SDR family oxidoreductase, whose product MLLENQVALVTGASRGIGAAVAKKFAAEGALVIVNFLKNQEKADAVVQEIQTAGGQAVAMAANVCDDQAVQDMMTMIADNFAGLDIVVNNALRHYSFNPKNRHQVESMPWSDYQEQFEGAVKAAYNVNRAALPLLKANQDGRIIQMISNLVQQPMVPYHDYITAKAALLGYSRALAKDLGPFGIRVNTIAPGLTYPTDSSSATGNDVRERLLALSATKWLTIPEDVAGTALYLASRLSNNVTGQCITVDGGLTMN is encoded by the coding sequence ATGTTATTAGAAAATCAAGTCGCACTGGTGACTGGGGCTAGCCGGGGCATTGGTGCTGCCGTTGCTAAAAAATTTGCTGCTGAGGGAGCACTTGTTATCGTCAATTTCTTGAAAAATCAGGAAAAAGCGGATGCAGTTGTGCAAGAAATCCAGACAGCCGGAGGACAAGCGGTCGCGATGGCTGCCAATGTTTGTGATGACCAGGCAGTTCAAGATATGATGACGATGATTGCTGATAATTTTGCAGGTTTGGATATTGTTGTTAATAATGCCCTAAGACACTACAGTTTTAATCCAAAAAACCGTCATCAGGTGGAATCGATGCCTTGGAGTGACTATCAGGAACAATTTGAGGGGGCAGTCAAGGCAGCTTACAATGTCAACCGGGCTGCCCTCCCTTTGTTAAAGGCGAACCAGGACGGTCGAATTATTCAGATGATCAGTAACCTTGTTCAACAGCCAATGGTTCCTTACCACGATTATATTACTGCGAAGGCTGCTTTATTAGGCTATTCGCGGGCATTAGCCAAAGATCTTGGGCCATTTGGTATCCGCGTGAACACAATTGCACCTGGGCTGACTTATCCGACCGATTCGAGCAGTGCTACTGGTAATGACGTGCGTGAGCGGTTGTTGGCTCTCTCGGCAACGAAATGGTTAACCATTCCAGAAGATGTGGCTGGAACAGCTCTGTATCTAGCTTCAAGATTATCCAATAACGTGACGGGTCAGTGCATTACAGTTGATGGTGGTCTAACCATGAATTAA
- a CDS encoding NUDIX domain-containing protein produces the protein MEQNYIARMRAKVGHEGMIFPSAWGVLWNENHDAILLEKRGDSKNGYGFPGGFLEYGESPMQAVVREFKEETNLDVEVVRLLGVASHVTDKNSWGDAQETLSMGFEVRLVPGASAADLVVDGDETLAADFIPVNPRPEMFVPAAAETLERVLTENEASNQPWLRESFSNKKA, from the coding sequence ATGGAACAAAATTATATCGCTCGAATGCGGGCAAAAGTTGGTCACGAAGGCATGATTTTTCCCTCTGCCTGGGGCGTACTTTGGAATGAAAACCACGACGCTATTTTATTAGAAAAACGTGGTGATTCAAAGAATGGCTACGGCTTCCCAGGGGGGTTCTTGGAGTATGGTGAGTCACCAATGCAGGCCGTTGTCCGTGAATTTAAAGAAGAAACCAATCTCGATGTCGAAGTAGTCCGGCTCTTAGGCGTAGCCAGCCACGTCACAGACAAAAATTCATGGGGCGATGCCCAAGAGACCTTGTCAATGGGCTTTGAGGTCCGCTTAGTTCCTGGTGCCAGCGCAGCTGATTTAGTTGTCGATGGTGATGAAACTTTGGCCGCCGACTTTATTCCGGTTAACCCAAGACCAGAAATGTTTGTGCCTGCGGCGGCGGAAACGCTCGAACGTGTTTTAACTGAAAATGAGGCCAGTAACCAACCATGGTTACGCGAATCTTTTTCAAACAAAAAGGCCTAA
- the trpA gene encoding tryptophan synthase subunit alpha: MSKISQSFTNHKNFIAFVTANDPDMETTVKNVVALAKGGADIVEIGIPFSDPVADGPVIQAADLRALRDPDLPIEVIFTAVKEICLQTAVPLVFLVYLNVVLQYGYERFTADCEKFGVDGLIIPDLPYEERGELVSFTDKHGLDLIPLITVTSGERIALIAKEATGFIYLVSSLGVTGTRESFAANLAEVVGQIKAVTNVPVAIGFGVHTADQAQAMADLADGVIIGSACVQIVAENGHKAPAKLQAYAKEISAAVDGVSVGNAE, from the coding sequence ATGAGTAAAATTAGTCAAAGCTTTACGAATCATAAAAATTTTATTGCCTTCGTCACCGCCAATGATCCTGACATGGAGACGACTGTGAAAAATGTCGTGGCTTTGGCAAAGGGCGGGGCCGATATTGTTGAAATTGGCATTCCTTTTTCGGATCCAGTCGCCGACGGTCCCGTTATTCAAGCGGCCGATTTGCGGGCTTTGCGTGACCCTGATTTACCAATTGAAGTGATTTTTACGGCGGTGAAGGAAATTTGTCTGCAAACAGCGGTGCCTCTGGTTTTCTTGGTGTACCTGAACGTTGTTCTCCAGTATGGCTATGAACGTTTTACCGCCGACTGTGAAAAATTCGGTGTCGATGGCCTGATTATCCCCGATTTGCCCTATGAAGAACGAGGAGAGTTAGTTTCTTTTACTGACAAGCATGGGCTGGATTTGATTCCGTTGATTACAGTGACGTCTGGTGAGCGCATTGCGCTGATTGCCAAAGAGGCGACCGGTTTCATCTACTTGGTTTCTTCTTTAGGCGTAACGGGAACCCGTGAATCCTTTGCTGCTAATTTAGCAGAAGTTGTCGGGCAAATTAAAGCGGTCACGAATGTGCCGGTGGCTATTGGCTTTGGTGTACATACCGCTGACCAGGCCCAGGCAATGGCTGATTTGGCCGATGGGGTTATTATTGGCTCAGCCTGCGTCCAGATTGTCGCTGAAAATGGTCACAAAGCACCAGCAAAGTTACAGGCGTACGCTAAAGAAATCAGCGCTGCTGTTGATGGTGTGTCGGTTGGGAATGCTGAATGA
- a CDS encoding acyl-CoA synthetase, which yields MSDSVAAIQKEILSFIDQHQVMDGHHESDEDFNQLALDLFQYQFDHNLPYKKYAQQQRKSPLMVHRWQEVPLMPIQGYKQLTLSTTPITAGEAVFMSSGTTDKTHRSHSYHPTFAVWNESMKVSFKQYVLPDVDQITIIGLFPDEKHLDNSSLAHYVSRAITEFGDQHSRSYVDADGIDYQGVVAALTAAEIDHRPVMLLGASFSYVHFLDYLQKHQLVFHLAEKSRIFDTGGFKGQSRQVSEDQLLADLEAAFGIGRDYYLNMYGMTEISSQCYDQKLWRLNQGLDLIYSKQTPAWVRVRILDTDTLAPVAPGQKGVLAYYDLSNWNSCLGILTEDLAVQDDVGFTLLGRIAGAESKGCSISVDQLLQANQA from the coding sequence ATGAGTGATTCGGTTGCTGCAATTCAAAAAGAAATTCTGAGTTTTATTGACCAACACCAAGTCATGGACGGCCACCATGAAAGTGATGAGGATTTCAATCAGTTGGCCCTCGATTTATTTCAATACCAATTTGACCATAATTTACCCTATAAAAAATATGCGCAACAACAACGAAAAAGTCCGCTAATGGTACATCGGTGGCAAGAAGTACCATTAATGCCGATTCAGGGATACAAGCAGTTAACGCTGTCGACAACGCCGATCACGGCGGGCGAAGCTGTTTTTATGTCAAGTGGGACAACGGATAAGACCCACCGTAGCCATAGCTACCATCCGACTTTTGCTGTTTGGAATGAGTCAATGAAAGTATCTTTCAAGCAGTATGTCCTCCCGGACGTTGATCAAATCACTATTATTGGCCTATTTCCGGATGAAAAGCACCTTGACAATTCTTCTTTGGCTCATTATGTCAGTCGCGCCATTACCGAATTTGGTGACCAACACAGCAGATCCTATGTCGATGCAGACGGGATTGATTATCAGGGAGTGGTCGCTGCTTTAACGGCGGCAGAAATTGATCACCGTCCCGTGATGCTGCTTGGCGCAAGTTTTTCCTACGTCCATTTTTTGGATTACCTACAAAAGCACCAGTTGGTCTTTCACCTGGCTGAAAAAAGTCGAATTTTTGATACCGGTGGTTTCAAGGGCCAATCGCGTCAAGTTAGCGAAGACCAGCTACTAGCTGATTTGGAAGCGGCCTTCGGTATTGGTCGTGACTATTATTTGAATATGTATGGCATGACGGAAATCAGTTCACAGTGCTATGACCAAAAATTGTGGCGGCTCAACCAGGGTTTGGACCTAATTTATAGTAAGCAAACACCAGCTTGGGTTCGCGTCAGGATTTTAGATACCGATACCTTGGCGCCTGTTGCGCCCGGACAAAAAGGTGTCTTGGCCTATTATGACCTTTCGAACTGGAACTCATGCTTGGGCATCTTAACGGAAGATTTAGCCGTACAGGATGACGTCGGCTTTACTTTGCTTGGTCGGATTGCTGGGGCGGAGTCAAAGGGGTGCTCAATTTCTGTTGATCAACTACTGCAAGCCAATCAAGCATGA
- a CDS encoding solute carrier family 23 protein: protein MIQQNHQQQESSPEEIPLSTSQTILISLQHIFVSNVWLDPIFVASAAGLSLALSTNLISAIFLASGLVTILQASKLARLPIVQGPSAAFDALMISAGKTGGLPAAGGAVFLSGFIVLLMSLFGWVHRLAKKLTPAINGTIIFLVGISLSSFTMSELLGGTPGTKGFASPNVLLVAVTTTLIVVLGSLFGRGYWRKFSFLLALVVGNLLAASLGMIDLSSVQSQPFFGLPRLFPYGLFRFNWAIFLTFFIAYLVAVIEALGVYEASADVTKEELSAKRISRGIAGEAGGSMLSSLIGGFPTTAFAQNLGFMKLTGVHSRKPILLAGGLLILLGFVPKFAAVLALTPAPVIGGMFLPAAATLLTTGFATLQKADKGEATRMSIGLSLLLAIALPSYAKGFSGIYQSLFSNSILVGALSIVTLHVLLIVVPGFFGGKKNHE from the coding sequence ATGATTCAACAGAACCATCAGCAGCAAGAAAGTTCCCCGGAAGAGATTCCATTGAGTACTAGTCAGACGATATTGATTAGTCTCCAACACATCTTTGTTTCCAATGTCTGGCTTGATCCGATTTTTGTTGCTTCAGCCGCGGGCCTCTCGTTAGCCTTGTCGACGAATTTGATTAGTGCCATTTTTTTGGCATCTGGTCTGGTAACGATTTTGCAGGCTTCAAAATTAGCACGGCTGCCGATTGTGCAAGGGCCTTCAGCGGCCTTTGATGCCCTCATGATTAGTGCTGGTAAAACTGGAGGTTTGCCAGCTGCCGGTGGTGCCGTCTTTCTCAGTGGCTTTATTGTTTTGCTGATGTCTTTATTTGGCTGGGTTCATCGCTTAGCTAAGAAATTGACACCTGCGATTAACGGGACCATTATTTTTTTGGTTGGCATTTCGCTTTCAAGTTTTACAATGTCAGAATTACTAGGAGGGACGCCTGGCACAAAAGGTTTTGCATCGCCAAACGTTCTTCTGGTGGCCGTTACAACCACTTTGATTGTCGTCTTAGGATCGTTGTTTGGCCGAGGTTACTGGCGCAAGTTTTCCTTTTTGCTGGCCCTTGTGGTTGGTAATCTTTTGGCGGCCAGCCTGGGGATGATTGACTTGTCAAGCGTGCAAAGTCAACCGTTTTTTGGCCTACCACGGTTGTTTCCTTATGGACTATTTCGTTTTAATTGGGCCATTTTTCTGACCTTCTTCATCGCTTATTTAGTGGCAGTGATTGAAGCTTTGGGCGTTTATGAAGCCTCTGCAGATGTTACCAAAGAAGAATTAAGTGCAAAGCGTATTAGTCGTGGAATTGCAGGTGAAGCGGGTGGCTCAATGCTTTCTTCTTTGATTGGCGGTTTTCCAACCACAGCTTTTGCCCAAAACTTAGGGTTCATGAAGTTGACGGGAGTGCATTCTCGTAAGCCCATTCTATTGGCCGGGGGATTACTAATTTTACTAGGATTTGTGCCCAAGTTTGCAGCAGTACTCGCTTTGACCCCAGCACCCGTTATCGGTGGGATGTTTTTGCCGGCAGCGGCAACCTTGTTAACGACGGGCTTTGCAACCCTGCAGAAGGCTGATAAAGGCGAAGCTACTCGGATGAGTATTGGTCTGTCTTTGTTGCTGGCCATTGCCCTGCCATCTTATGCAAAAGGATTTTCGGGTATTTATCAGTCGCTCTTTTCAAATAGTATTTTAGTCGGTGCTCTGTCGATTGTGACCCTGCATGTTCTATTAATTGTTGTACCAGGATTTTTTGGAGGGAAAAAGAACCATGAGTGA